In the candidate division KSB1 bacterium genome, CTCTAGCTGAAGCAAATGCGGCGTACTTGGGAAGTGCGTCGCATTTTTATTAACCTTGCACTTTGTCACCTCACCACTAAAAGATTTATGCATATTAACCGGCTTGCAATTATATATTTTATAAGTGAAAAAGGGATCGCTCAACCCACGTTAAGATCTGGCTCTGGTATCAGGGAGATATCTGAACATTTCCCTTCTACATTACTGGCTCTACTAACAAAACTGAATTTCAAGAATCCGTATTCGACCAGATTTATTGGATGGCTCTGGCCAGTTCATATTGGATATGCACAAGTAGGAAGCGTTTGAAAATACATCCGCTCTTTATTATTGTGTTATGTATGGGTTCCGCGCTTCTGTGACGATATGCTTGTTCCAGATGTAAAAATGAAATTCCTATGAGATTTAAGCTTGTTGAGCAACAACTATCCTCCGATCCCCCAAGAATATTTATCAGTCATTCTTGGATAGATAAGTCATTAGCACGGCGATTGGAAAAATGCCTAATCCGATCAGGCGCTAAGGTGTGGATCGACTTTAGCAAAGTTCGAGGTGGCGACCATATTGCAAAGCGAGTGAGTGACGCCCTGGAGTGGTGCGATCACTTGTTACTCGTTTGGACTCATAATTCAAGAGAATCGAAATGGGTTCAGCTAGAAATGAACTCTGCAATTTCCCTCCATAAAAAAATTATTCCTTGTTTATTTGATAATACCAAATTACCCGGTATTCTCGCAGGTATGGCACATATTGAATTTTCCGATTTCAGCAGGGGACTTTTTCAATTGTTGATTTCATTGCAATTAGCTGTGCCCAAAAAAAGTTCATCTGCAGCAACAAGGCGATTTCGACCAAGGTTTGAAAATGGCATAGGTAACTGGAAAAAGATAAAGAGGTTAGTTAAACCAATTTTTTTGATCACTTTACCGGTTTTGATTGTGACGGTCAGTGTTTCAATTTATTTTGCTATAAACGCAAAAAATATTCAACCCACAAATGATCAGTTAATCAATAACGGCACATCAACTGATTCTGCAAGTACTCTCCTAAATAAAAATCCTCAAACGGTGGGTGATGTGTCTAAAGAGGTTGTTAATAAGTTTGGGGAAATTATACAAAAGGAAAATCGAAAACAGAGTCTGGAAAATATCGCTGAAGTACCAATGAATAACCCGCCGCCTACAACAACAAATCACACAAAAAATACTGTAAGGAAAGTAGATTCCAGAGATAATTCTGTTAGGCTGGTAGCTAAGATCGCCAAAGTGGAAGGAGACTACGCCCGCATCGATATAGGCAGATTGGATGGAATCCAAAAGGGACATAAATTCAAAATTATTCGAGAAGTAAATGATGGAAGTAGTTCAACGACAATTCTTATTGGATATGCACAAGTATGGGAAGTGTTTAATAACACATCTGCTCTTTATTGTCGTGTTATCTCCGGGTTCCACACTTCTGTCGGCGACATACTTGTTCCCGATGTAAAAAAATAAGGTTTATGAAACCTGCAAGGTTTGTTTACTTTTCCAAAGCTATCGGCGCAGCTAAAAGATTATCCGGAATACCGAAAGCATTGACCAGGTGAATGGCGTCGTCTTTGAGTTCGGTGCAAAGCTGGTCGACTTGATTACGGATGGCTTTGGCCTTGTTGCCTTCGATGTAGCCGTTTTCGAGGAACCACCCGTTATCTTTCTCAATGCGGGAGAGTGCAAATAAATCGCATAAGCGTTTCAGAATTTTAGACAGTTTGGAGTCCGCCTGATCGACACTTTTTAGAAATTGCTCCAGGATAATTCGTTCGACATGCGCCAGGGCGAGCGTCACGAGGTGGGATTGGCATTCAATAAATGCGTTGTAAGAATCCATGCCGTCGTCAATGCGATTTTTAATTCTGCGCGCCGCCGTAACCAGCAGCCGTTTTTCACGGTATTCGAAAGCGTTCAGCTGAAAATCGGCATCGCGAAGATGCGACTCATCCGTTAGCCGGGTGATCACCGGATTAAGCTCAGCGATGGCCGTCGAGGCCTGACCCGCGATATATTTGACCAGTCCCAGCAACTTCATATCGCTGAATTGATGTTTAAAATCGGTGAGCAGACCTTTGGCTACCAGTTGCAGCAGGACGTAGTTATCTCCTTCAAAAGTGGTAAAAACTTCTGAGTCTGCTTTCAGCGCAGCAAACCGGTTTTCAGCGAGATACCCCTTGCCGCCGCAAGCTT is a window encoding:
- a CDS encoding toll/interleukin-1 receptor domain-containing protein; protein product: MRFKLVEQQLSSDPPRIFISHSWIDKSLARRLEKCLIRSGAKVWIDFSKVRGGDHIAKRVSDALEWCDHLLLVWTHNSRESKWVQLEMNSAISLHKKIIPCLFDNTKLPGILAGMAHIEFSDFSRGLFQLLISLQLAVPKKSSSAATRRFRPRFENGIGNWKKIKRLVKPIFLITLPVLIVTVSVSIYFAINAKNIQPTNDQLINNGTSTDSASTLLNKNPQTVGDVSKEVVNKFGEIIQKENRKQSLENIAEVPMNNPPPTTTNHTKNTVRKVDSRDNSVRLVAKIAKVEGDYARIDIGRLDGIQKGHKFKIIREVNDGSSSTTILIGYAQVWEVFNNTSALYCRVISGFHTSVGDILVPDVKK